Proteins encoded in a region of the Zunongwangia endophytica genome:
- a CDS encoding site-specific integrase has product MKNAVSFGILFIPKSSKAKDGTVPLYARITVNGERIELSLKRRITLSLWNEKRSRLKGYSEESQQVNRSLDRIYNKIYEAFRQLQEENKLLTAKTIKARYLGLDDSYKTLAELLTYHNTTMNSVLKPGTMKNYYTTENYVLEFLEKKMNSNDIYLKQINYGFITDFEHFLRNYKPKTHRARPTNNGVMKHLERLKKLTNLALKMEWINKDPFSKYSLHYKKKERDYLLQSEIEVLENLNLDRITLSRTRDIFLFSCYSGLSYGDAKSLEAKHIVTGIDGNKWIVKEREKTGKLFKVPMLPKVKAILKKYEKEATISGFLLPVYSNQKTNQYLKDLAKLAKISKKLTFHVARHTFATTVTLSKGIPIETVSKLLGHTKLSTTQIYSRVLDQKLSDDMKKIM; this is encoded by the coding sequence ATGAAAAATGCAGTAAGCTTTGGAATTCTTTTTATTCCAAAATCATCAAAAGCCAAAGATGGAACAGTTCCCCTTTATGCACGAATTACCGTCAATGGAGAACGTATTGAACTCAGCCTTAAACGAAGGATTACCTTAAGTCTCTGGAACGAGAAGCGTAGCCGTTTGAAAGGCTATAGCGAAGAAAGCCAACAGGTCAATCGATCTTTAGATCGTATATACAATAAAATTTATGAGGCTTTTAGACAACTTCAAGAAGAAAATAAGCTTTTAACTGCTAAAACTATAAAAGCCCGTTATTTAGGCTTAGATGATTCCTATAAAACCCTTGCGGAACTCCTGACCTATCACAACACCACGATGAATTCAGTTTTAAAACCCGGAACAATGAAAAACTACTATACTACTGAAAATTATGTTTTGGAGTTTTTAGAGAAAAAGATGAATAGCAATGATATCTATTTAAAGCAAATTAATTATGGCTTTATCACTGATTTTGAACATTTCCTTCGTAACTATAAACCAAAGACACATCGAGCCAGACCAACAAACAACGGGGTCATGAAGCATTTGGAACGCTTAAAAAAACTTACCAATCTTGCGTTAAAAATGGAATGGATTAATAAAGACCCATTTAGCAAATACTCCTTGCATTACAAGAAAAAAGAACGGGACTATTTACTACAGAGTGAAATTGAGGTTTTAGAAAACTTAAACCTTGATAGAATAACTTTATCCAGGACAAGAGACATCTTTTTATTTTCATGCTATTCCGGCTTATCCTATGGTGATGCAAAGTCATTAGAAGCAAAACATATTGTTACAGGAATTGACGGCAATAAATGGATTGTAAAGGAAAGGGAAAAGACAGGTAAACTTTTTAAAGTGCCTATGCTTCCAAAAGTAAAAGCTATTCTGAAAAAGTATGAAAAGGAAGCTACAATAAGTGGTTTTTTGCTTCCAGTATATTCCAATCAGAAAACTAACCAGTACTTAAAAGATTTGGCGAAGCTTGCCAAAATCTCCAAAAAGCTTACGTTTCATGTCGCCCGTCATACCTTTGCCACGACCGTTACATTATCCAAAGGGATTCCTATAGAAACAGTATCTAAGCTTTTGGGACATACCAAGCTTTCTACCACTCAAATATACTCTAGAGTATTAGACCAGAAGCTTAGTGACGATATGAAGAAGATTATGTGA